The proteins below come from a single Chryseobacterium capnotolerans genomic window:
- a CDS encoding DUF3592 domain-containing protein, producing the protein MLHLFYLYIAYIEHWRNFLQYPETGGNFSLVVFGNKTTGKIIGYEGSYSTNSKGGSTKMYSPLIRYEDNKGIVREYHSDYSSSSQENEDEVTMYYNPEKPQKATRGGFLNLFFWPFLILGMSVLVLSVGCYFGQPIFVVVKKFMKKIFNL; encoded by the coding sequence ATTTTACATCTCTTTTATCTTTATATTGCTTACATTGAGCACTGGAGGAATTTTTTACAGTATCCAGAAACTGGGGGAAATTTTAGTTTAGTTGTTTTTGGAAACAAAACAACAGGTAAAATTATAGGCTATGAGGGAAGTTATTCCACTAATAGCAAAGGTGGCTCTACAAAAATGTATTCACCGCTCATACGCTATGAGGACAATAAAGGCATTGTAAGAGAATATCATTCAGATTATAGTAGCAGTAGCCAGGAAAATGAGGATGAGGTAACCATGTATTATAATCCTGAAAAACCACAAAAAGCAACAAGAGGTGGCTTTCTGAATCTCTTTTTCTGGCCTTTTTTAATTCTGGGGATGTCTGTTTTGGTACTATCTGTAGGTTGTTATTTTGGACAACCAATATTTGTTGTGGTAAAGAAGTTCATGAAGAAAATCTTTAATTTGTAA
- a CDS encoding DUF3592 domain-containing protein gives MKNNDLWVSFFSLVFMLLFLGFGGKGLYYSLEKFYKHTSLVLNGVKTEGHITGYTETRKQEKNKYTRFYSPIISYYDTANRSYTLYADYSSNSKEWSSEVTIYYDKEISSKAIRGGLWYLWFSPFVVLCLSMIPLGLGLYLLKYNIRLMMGEKQ, from the coding sequence ATGAAAAATAACGACCTCTGGGTAAGCTTTTTCTCCCTTGTATTCATGCTTTTATTCCTTGGCTTCGGTGGAAAGGGACTTTATTACAGCTTAGAGAAATTTTATAAGCATACCAGTTTGGTATTGAATGGTGTAAAAACAGAAGGACATATTACAGGCTATACAGAAACCAGAAAGCAAGAGAAGAATAAATATACAAGGTTCTATTCTCCAATAATTAGCTATTATGATACTGCCAACAGGTCTTATACACTGTATGCCGATTACAGTAGTAACAGTAAAGAATGGTCAAGTGAAGTAACCATTTATTATGATAAAGAAATTTCTTCAAAAGCTATTCGGGGTGGGCTTTGGTATTTATGGTTTTCCCCATTTGTTGTATTATGTTTGTCAATGATTCCACTAGGGTTGGGATTATACCTGCTTAAATATAATATAAGATTGATGATGGGTGAAAAACAATAA
- a CDS encoding DUF3592 domain-containing protein → MKRNDAVNQYRIEKRRDNRLIVILAAIFTLLFLAMGIGGVYYNGSKLYRHINLVSGGVKTEARITGYKESWSKDGDEINYTKMYSPVITYYDSSNHSYILNTDYSSNSREWSNDVTVYFDKKDPSNAIRGGFWHLWFGPFIFLCLFIIPLVIGLFVLTYYIGTLKKKKPFIT, encoded by the coding sequence ATGAAAAGAAATGATGCGGTAAATCAATACAGAATAGAAAAAAGAAGAGATAATCGTTTAATCGTTATTCTCGCTGCTATATTTACACTTTTATTCCTGGCAATGGGGATTGGGGGAGTCTATTACAATGGTAGTAAATTGTACAGACATATCAATTTAGTATCTGGTGGAGTCAAAACGGAAGCAAGGATTACGGGGTATAAAGAAAGCTGGTCGAAGGATGGTGACGAGATTAATTATACCAAAATGTATTCTCCGGTTATTACTTATTATGATTCTTCCAATCATTCGTATATCCTTAATACGGATTACAGCAGTAATAGCAGAGAATGGTCCAATGATGTAACCGTGTATTTTGATAAAAAAGATCCTTCCAACGCTATTCGTGGTGGGTTTTGGCATCTTTGGTTCGGCCCATTTATATTCCTGTGTCTTTTCATAATCCCATTAGTAATTGGATTGTTTGTTCTAACATATTACATTGGAACATTAAAAAAGAAAAAACCGTTTATCACTTAA
- a CDS encoding MFS transporter, whose protein sequence is MKKTNPLWLLTLLVMLPQFVETIYSPVLPMVQEKFGVNEESTTLTISLYFIAFALGVAFWGVQCDRIGRKKSLEYGLITYGIGTFAAIFAPNFMFLLAARIISAFGIAVGSIVTQTILRDTYDKDHISKVFSWIGIGLSISPIIGMTTGSVLASSAGHQGIFITLYLTAVVFYILSRRNVFETHHSGKEVNFKILSGLLMRMLRDRDIIRCCLLVMSFNVLLFSYYSLAPFIFKEQHYSSYIFGYSSIILAAGTFVGAKLNRLLLLKNIAPRILVTVSVLGSFAASAFVWILSGYGIYFLIPYFFIVMAFSMAIPNILSTALIHYKNETGSAGALLGLIYYVLIGSGLVSIGFIQNLGISCLIFSGIGVITLLAFKPKEKTV, encoded by the coding sequence ATGAAAAAGACAAATCCACTATGGTTATTGACATTATTGGTAATGCTTCCTCAGTTTGTAGAAACCATTTACAGTCCTGTTTTGCCAATGGTTCAGGAAAAATTTGGAGTGAATGAAGAATCTACGACTTTAACAATAAGTTTATATTTTATTGCTTTTGCTCTTGGAGTGGCATTTTGGGGAGTACAATGCGACAGAATCGGAAGAAAAAAATCCTTGGAATACGGACTCATCACCTATGGAATCGGAACTTTTGCCGCTATTTTTGCTCCTAACTTTATGTTTTTGCTTGCTGCCAGAATTATTTCTGCTTTTGGAATTGCTGTAGGCTCCATTGTTACCCAGACCATTTTGCGCGACACTTATGATAAAGACCATATCAGCAAAGTATTTTCATGGATTGGAATTGGTTTATCCATCAGTCCTATCATAGGAATGACTACTGGTTCTGTTTTAGCCTCTTCAGCAGGCCATCAGGGAATTTTTATCACTTTATATCTGACAGCTGTGGTATTTTATATTCTTTCCAGAAGAAATGTTTTTGAAACTCATCATTCGGGAAAAGAGGTCAATTTTAAAATCTTGTCCGGTTTATTGATGCGAATGTTGAGAGACCGTGATATTATCAGATGCTGTTTATTAGTGATGAGTTTTAATGTTCTGTTATTTTCGTATTACTCGTTAGCCCCCTTCATTTTCAAAGAACAACACTATTCATCTTACATTTTTGGATACAGCAGCATTATACTGGCTGCCGGAACTTTTGTGGGAGCTAAGCTTAACAGACTATTGCTTTTAAAGAATATTGCTCCTAGAATTTTAGTCACTGTAAGTGTATTGGGATCATTTGCTGCCTCTGCTTTTGTATGGATCTTAAGCGGATATGGAATTTATTTTCTGATTCCTTACTTTTTCATTGTAATGGCTTTCAGTATGGCCATTCCGAATATTCTGAGTACTGCATTAATCCATTATAAAAATGAAACCGGAAGTGCAGGAGCATTGCTGGGGCTTATTTATTATGTATTGATAGGAAGTGGTTTGGTAAGTATAGGGTTTATTCAGAATCTGGGAATTTCATGTCTTATTTTTTCAGGGATTGGAGTCATTACTTTACTGGCATTCAAACCAAAAGAAAAAACCGTTTAA